The Oncorhynchus masou masou isolate Uvic2021 chromosome 13, UVic_Omas_1.1, whole genome shotgun sequence genomic interval AACCATCTTTGTAGACAGCAGCATCGATAGTAGTATTGAGCCCTTGGAAATCATCACTGATGTACTGTGGGTATCCAGCATCCATAACTCTTCGGTTTTCATTATAACTGAAAAAACGTCCACAATACAGTTTCTCTGCAATATATTCAATATGCTATAATGATATTTTGTACTTTAGGCTAATGACTGTACACTGGTGATGTTTCAGAATGCCAGGCTCACCTGTAGTAAATGTCGTGAATGAAGAACAGCGTGCGTCCTGTTTTGACGATGTGTACCGCTGCGTCTACTTCCTGAACCCATGGTGGGAAGCCAAAGTTGCTGATGGGTTTAGGTTTGCCTTTCACAATGGAACCCTTCACCGTCCAGTACATGGATTCTGGAACAAACAGAGGATTGCTCATAGATTGAAAGGAAACACTGTGTAGAGATATGTTTAACCTTTTATTCAATAATGAATAATGCAAGTCTTGGCGATATAggctctgctccttcagggtagctcactgcccaagcaaagcgtcaatatatAAAAGGACTTAGAAGCAGTGAAGTACGGTAGACTATACCAATCCCCCAGCAGGAAACAGAACCTAACAGGTGGGGTCTGGGGTGGTGGTGGGAGCAAAAGAAGGATACACATACTAGCAATTGCAGAAAGCGTCAGCAGGGTGTCTGAGCAGAATCGGTCAGCTGAAATAGGCCGCCAAATAAGGTAGGTGTGATTGATACACTTCACTTTTTTCTCAGAAAATGAGTCCTATCATTCGTTACACATGGTTAACCATGATAGGTAGTATGGTAGGAGATGTCTGTACCATGAATCAGGTAAGCAGTGGATCGCCGAGGGACCCAGAAGGCAGCATCAATTTTGGATTCAATCTTTGGCATGAAGTTGTTGATAGGACCTTCTTTTATATCATATTGCTGGTTGTGCTTGATCCATAGATACCtccagaaggggggggggggaaacatgACATTTGGAACCCCAGATTTGTTTGCTTTTCATTCATCAATACTATTGGCATTTCAACAGGGTGGATGGACATACTTGTCTTTGAAAAAGAAGGTGGCATCCCCCAGGGTGGAGACAGCATCAAAGGACAGGTCAGCTGAACATTTGTTCTGCATCATCAGAGGGAAGTGGGAACCCAGGAACCAGGGGTTGTAAAGTGGATTCCAGCCATGTCTGGAGTAGTGATATGGCTGACTGTTTTTTGGACCTAAGGCACACCAAAATAAACATTTAGTCTGTGTCTGAAATTGCTATTCCTATGTATACACTATGCATTACAGTGCACAACTTTTAACAAGGGCCAAAGGCCCGTTACTGTATGATCTTATCCTACATTCAGAATTTGAATTTGTTGAATGTTCTCCTCCTTACCGTAAAGTGAGTTGATTATTGCTATGTCCTCTTTGGAGAGCAGGTTGTGTGAACTGCGACTGGATTTGTATGTAGGATACATCAGTGACTCTGGGTTTTGGGAGTGCTTTAAGCCTAAAGAATGACCAAACTCATGGGCTGCCACTAGATACAGGTTGAACCCTGAAATCACACAAACAGGAACATGCGCAATCAGTTTATTTGGTCATTCTCTCTTGTTTAAAAAAAGTAAACTACTGATCAGTACATCTAAAAAATAATTCAAATGATTCTGTAAAATAAAAATGGATACCCTTTGACCCTGCCGTCCAAGTTTCATCGTCGTCAAAGTGGGCATCGCCTCCAATTCCCTCTCCAGGGCCAAAGGCATGTGCCAAAGTGCCCTTAGACCCATCAAACGGGTAGGCATCACCGTGCTCTTTATGTCCCAGAGGTTAGAGAAAACACACAACAAAATGTCAGAGTCAAAGCAATTGTTTTGGAGCTGAGTATTAGGAGCATCAAACAGTAAGCTAAATGTCTATTATTGATTCATAAAGTATCTGTAAATCTATAAACAGTCAATAAAATATATAGACTCTTTATAAAGTATACCTTAACGTAAAGTGTTATCTAGAAAGACCACGATAGGTGTTACCCACCAAAGGTAGAAAACTCCACCATGATGTCGGCCCTCTGTGTGCGTGACCTGACAAAGGTCAGAGTGCTGGCTCTGGCCCAGACGCTGAGCGCCGACTCGATCAGAGAGTCCACCGTGCTGTGAGGCATATCACTGGTGTACCTGCCAATGCTGCAAGATCAaacaattacatttaaaaaatttaaaaGACTGTTAtcttgggactggggggcagtattgagtagcttggataaaatGTTGcctagagtaaactgcctgctattcaggcccaaaagctagaaaattcatataattagtagatttggatagaaaacactctgtttCAAACagtttttaaaactgtttgaatgatgtctgtgagtataacggaactcatatggcaggcaaaaacctgagaaaaaatccaaccagggagtgggaaatctgaggtttataGTTTTTGAAGTCATTGCCTATTGCATatgcagtgtctatggggtcatattgcacttcctatggcttccactggatgtcaacagtctttagaaccttgtttgaggcttctactgtgaaggaggagagaatgagagctgtttgagccagaggtctggcagagtgccataaGCTGATTACGCGCTCGCCTGTGAGAGGTAGCtgcattccattgcatttctaaagacaaaggaattctccggttggaacattattgaagatttatgttataaacatcctaaagattgattctatacattgtttgacatgtttctacgaactgtagtataacttttttgacatttcgtctgaaCAAGTGATCGTGCAttatgcatttggattactgggctaaacgcgcaaacaaaaagaaggtatttggatataaatgatggactttatcaaacaaaacaaacatttactg includes:
- the mmp20b gene encoding matrix metalloproteinase-20 — protein: MHLLFCWTCVLVLVLPGPCSTAPTSIPEEEVTALLTGQTQEDLKLATEYLWHYYNLKKEQPLARIKRYLPSFTSKVKDMQSFFGLNTTGSLDSETLEVMSTPRCGVSDVEDYSHNNRVNRWNKNVITYSIGRYTSDMPHSTVDSLIESALSVWARASTLTFVRSRTQRADIMVEFSTFEHGDAYPFDGSKGTLAHAFGPGEGIGGDAHFDDDETWTAGSKGFNLYLVAAHEFGHSLGLKHSQNPESLMYPTYKSSRSSHNLLSKEDIAIINSLYGPKNSQPYHYSRHGWNPLYNPWFLGSHFPLMMQNKCSADLSFDAVSTLGDATFFFKDKYLWIKHNQQYDIKEGPINNFMPKIESKIDAAFWVPRRSTAYLIHESMYWTVKGSIVKGKPKPISNFGFPPWVQEVDAAVHIVKTGRTLFFIHDIYYSYNENRRVMDAGYPQYISDDFQGLNTTIDAAVYKDGVIYFFVGPHVYKYDYTQKQVVGTEKANTWLGC